A portion of the Streptomyces erythrochromogenes genome contains these proteins:
- a CDS encoding SDR family oxidoreductase: protein MSARRSLEGQVAVVTGAARGVGELLARKLSARGARIALVGLEPEALKEVSERLHTDSEHWHADVTDHEAMARVAQEVKERFGKVDIVVANAGVAAGGPFADSDPDAWRRVIEVNLIGGAVTARAFLPVLTESRGYFLQIASLAAITPAPMMTAYCASKSGVEAFAHCLRAEVGHKGVGVGVGYLSWTDTDMVRGADQDEVMRELRGRLPWPSNRTYPLGPAVDRIVAGIVRRSPHVYAQWWLRGMQGVRGYLPGIIATVGQREMKRFEPRLSGVSRGLVGAGGAADEQERTRSR, encoded by the coding sequence GTGAGTGCTCGCAGGAGTCTGGAAGGCCAGGTCGCCGTCGTCACCGGGGCCGCCCGCGGGGTCGGCGAGCTGCTCGCCCGCAAGCTGTCGGCCCGCGGCGCGCGGATCGCACTCGTCGGCCTGGAGCCGGAGGCCCTCAAGGAGGTCTCCGAGCGCCTGCACACCGACAGCGAGCACTGGCACGCCGACGTCACCGACCACGAGGCGATGGCGCGCGTCGCGCAGGAGGTCAAGGAGCGCTTCGGGAAGGTCGACATCGTCGTCGCCAACGCGGGCGTCGCCGCGGGAGGGCCGTTCGCCGACTCCGACCCCGACGCCTGGCGCCGGGTGATCGAGGTCAACCTGATCGGCGGTGCCGTCACCGCCCGGGCCTTCCTGCCCGTGCTGACGGAGAGCCGCGGCTACTTCCTCCAGATCGCCTCGCTCGCCGCCATCACCCCGGCGCCGATGATGACCGCCTACTGCGCTTCCAAGTCCGGCGTCGAGGCCTTCGCCCACTGCCTGCGCGCCGAGGTCGGCCACAAGGGCGTGGGGGTCGGGGTCGGCTACCTCTCGTGGACCGACACGGACATGGTGCGCGGCGCCGACCAGGACGAGGTCATGCGGGAGCTGCGCGGGCGGCTGCCGTGGCCGTCGAACCGCACCTACCCGCTGGGTCCGGCCGTCGACCGGATCGTCGCCGGCATCGTGCGGCGCTCGCCGCACGTGTACGCGCAGTGGTGGCTGCGCGGGATGCAGGGCGTGCGCGGCTACCTCCCCGGCATCATCGCGACGGTCGGGCAGCGCGAGATGAAGCGCTTCGAGCCCCGGCTGTCCGGCGTCTCCAGGGGGCTCGTCGGGGCGGGCGGCGCCGCGGACGAGCAGGAGCGCACGCGGAGCCGCTGA
- a CDS encoding S41 family peptidase has protein sequence MSHDVAYLRFPHLHDDLLCFATEDDLWVAPLVPDGQTPGRAWRVTVDRTRVGHPRFSPDGRHIAFTTWRSLDPEIHLAPVDGGPARQLSHWGATDTRVCGWDPDGNILAVSSHEQPFSYFSWAYKLPTDGSPGGRLPWGPVSDIQVADIDGEHRSLLLTGKPPHEPAAWKRYRGGAMGRLWLHGRQLLEDLEGHLDAAMFVGGRIAFLSDHEGIGNLYSCLPDGTDLRRHTDHDEFYARHASSDGSRVVYQCAGDIWLVDSLAPEAAPRKLQVRLGGPRAGRRIYQVPAASHVDSLSVDATGRASAVVVRGSLYWLTHRDGPARTIADTPGVRVRLPEMLGSGGQVAYVTDAEGEDAIEIAYLPRASGERQPRRLASGELGRVTELLSDPDGERLAIASNDGRLLLVDASEESGGEVTELIRSINGPVTDLAFSPDGTWLTWSHPGIGRSLRQIKMARISGPGARTVVDVTNGRFADENPVFTRDGRYLAFLSWRGFDPVYDVHTGDLSFPLGCRPYLVPLSSATPSPFALSAEGRPAAGGLDPVEGDSENSGDGGAVTVEVEGLESRVTPFPVSASKYSALYPVHGGGLVWLRWPISGALGETFANPNDISGKPTLEHFDLTKARKSELASGLDWFAVSGDGTRLVINDDGDLRAVPATESGDSDSTVYLDLRRILHEVDPAAEWRQAFEEAGRIIRAYFWEPNMCGIDWDGVLRQYRPLVERIASPDEFADLLREVLGELGTSHAYVSPSRRNEGPPHYQRAIGLLGANLVPRDGTWVVSKILPGESSDSKARSPLAGTGIREGAVLTHVDGRPVDPVTGPYPLLAGAGGTTVELTFQPAEGSGRSRRVAVVPLIDERPLRYQDWVSKRRQVVRELSGGRCGYLHIPDMGGSGWAQFNRDLRMEMSRPALIVDVRGNAGGHISELVVEKLTRSILGWDLTRDAQPVSYASNAPRGPIVALADEATSSDGDMITAAFKLLGLGPVVGQRTWGGVVGMTGRHALGDGTVITVPMNAAWFPEYGWSVENHGVEPDFEILRTPLDWAEGRHAQMDDAVHLALELLEQDPAAMPPGYTDVPDRRRPKLPPRQ, from the coding sequence GTGAGTCACGACGTCGCGTACCTCCGGTTCCCGCACCTGCACGACGACCTTCTGTGTTTCGCCACCGAGGACGACCTCTGGGTCGCCCCGCTGGTCCCCGACGGCCAGACCCCCGGACGTGCCTGGCGGGTCACCGTCGACCGGACCCGGGTCGGCCACCCCCGCTTCTCCCCCGACGGCCGGCACATCGCCTTCACCACCTGGCGAAGCCTCGACCCCGAGATCCACCTGGCGCCCGTCGACGGCGGCCCCGCCCGGCAGCTGAGCCACTGGGGCGCCACCGACACCCGCGTCTGCGGCTGGGACCCCGACGGCAACATCCTCGCCGTCTCCTCCCACGAACAGCCGTTCTCGTACTTCTCCTGGGCCTACAAACTGCCCACCGACGGCAGCCCCGGCGGGCGCCTGCCCTGGGGGCCCGTCTCCGACATCCAGGTCGCCGACATCGACGGCGAGCACCGCAGCCTGCTGCTCACCGGCAAGCCGCCCCACGAGCCCGCCGCGTGGAAGCGCTACCGGGGCGGCGCCATGGGCCGGCTCTGGCTGCACGGACGCCAGCTCCTGGAGGACCTGGAAGGGCACCTGGACGCCGCGATGTTCGTGGGCGGCCGGATCGCCTTCCTCTCCGACCACGAGGGCATCGGCAACCTCTACTCCTGCCTCCCCGACGGCACCGACCTGCGCCGCCACACCGACCACGACGAGTTCTACGCCCGGCACGCCTCCAGCGACGGCTCCCGGGTCGTCTACCAGTGCGCCGGGGACATCTGGCTCGTCGACTCCCTGGCCCCCGAGGCCGCCCCGCGCAAGCTCCAGGTCCGCCTCGGCGGCCCGCGCGCCGGCCGGCGCATCTACCAGGTGCCGGCCGCCAGCCACGTCGACTCCCTCTCCGTGGACGCCACCGGGCGGGCCAGCGCGGTCGTGGTGCGCGGCAGCCTCTACTGGCTGACCCACCGCGACGGGCCGGCCCGGACCATCGCCGACACCCCCGGCGTGCGGGTACGGCTGCCGGAGATGCTCGGCAGCGGCGGACAGGTCGCCTACGTCACCGACGCCGAGGGCGAGGACGCGATCGAGATCGCCTACCTGCCCCGGGCCTCCGGGGAGCGGCAGCCGCGCCGGCTGGCCTCGGGCGAGCTGGGGCGCGTGACCGAACTGCTCTCGGACCCGGACGGCGAGCGCCTCGCCATCGCCTCGAACGACGGGCGGCTGCTGCTCGTCGACGCGTCGGAGGAGTCGGGCGGCGAGGTCACCGAGCTGATCCGGTCCATCAACGGCCCCGTCACCGACCTGGCCTTCTCCCCCGACGGGACCTGGCTGACCTGGTCGCATCCCGGCATCGGGCGCTCGCTGCGGCAGATCAAGATGGCCCGCATCTCCGGGCCCGGCGCGCGCACCGTCGTCGACGTCACCAACGGCCGCTTCGCCGACGAGAACCCGGTCTTCACCCGGGACGGGCGCTACCTGGCCTTCCTGTCCTGGCGCGGCTTCGACCCGGTCTACGACGTGCACACCGGCGACCTGTCCTTCCCGCTGGGCTGCCGCCCGTACCTGGTGCCGCTGTCCTCCGCGACCCCCTCGCCCTTCGCGCTCTCGGCGGAGGGACGGCCCGCGGCGGGCGGCCTGGACCCGGTCGAGGGCGATTCGGAGAACTCGGGCGACGGCGGCGCCGTGACCGTGGAGGTGGAGGGGCTGGAGAGCCGGGTCACCCCGTTCCCGGTGAGCGCGTCCAAGTACTCGGCCCTGTACCCGGTGCACGGCGGCGGACTGGTCTGGCTGCGCTGGCCGATCTCGGGCGCACTCGGCGAGACCTTCGCCAACCCCAACGACATCAGCGGCAAGCCCACCCTGGAGCACTTCGACCTGACCAAGGCCCGCAAGAGCGAACTGGCCTCGGGACTCGACTGGTTCGCGGTAAGCGGCGACGGCACCCGGCTCGTGATCAACGACGACGGCGACCTGCGCGCCGTCCCGGCCACCGAATCGGGCGACAGCGACTCGACGGTCTACCTGGACCTGCGGCGCATCCTGCACGAGGTGGACCCGGCGGCCGAGTGGCGCCAGGCCTTCGAGGAGGCCGGGCGGATCATCCGCGCCTACTTCTGGGAGCCGAACATGTGCGGCATCGACTGGGACGGCGTACTGCGCCAGTACCGCCCCCTGGTCGAACGGATCGCCTCCCCCGACGAGTTCGCCGACCTGCTGCGCGAGGTCCTCGGCGAACTCGGCACCTCGCACGCCTACGTCTCCCCCTCCCGCCGCAACGAAGGCCCCCCGCACTACCAGCGGGCCATCGGCCTGCTCGGCGCCAACCTGGTCCCCCGGGACGGCACATGGGTGGTCAGCAAGATCCTTCCCGGCGAGTCCTCCGACTCCAAGGCCCGCTCCCCGCTCGCCGGCACCGGCATCCGGGAGGGGGCGGTGCTCACCCACGTCGACGGCCGGCCCGTGGACCCGGTCACCGGCCCCTACCCGCTGCTCGCCGGGGCGGGCGGCACCACGGTCGAGCTGACCTTCCAGCCGGCGGAGGGCTCGGGCCGCTCCCGGCGGGTCGCCGTCGTCCCGCTGATCGACGAGCGGCCGCTGCGCTACCAGGACTGGGTGTCCAAGCGCCGGCAAGTGGTCCGGGAACTCAGCGGCGGCCGGTGCGGGTACCTCCACATCCCCGACATGGGCGGCTCGGGCTGGGCGCAGTTCAACCGCGACCTGCGCATGGAGATGTCCCGGCCCGCGCTGATCGTGGACGTGCGCGGCAACGCCGGCGGCCACATCAGCGAGCTGGTGGTGGAGAAGCTCACCCGCTCCATCCTCGGCTGGGACCTGACGCGTGACGCCCAGCCCGTCAGCTACGCCTCCAACGCGCCCCGCGGCCCGATCGTGGCCCTGGCCGACGAGGCGACCTCATCGGACGGGGACATGATCACGGCGGCCTTCAAACTGCTGGGCCTGGGACCGGTGGTGGGCCAGCGCACCTGGGGCGGGGTGGTCGGCATGACCGGCCGGCACGCCCTCGGCGACGGCACGGTGATCACGGTGCCGATGAACGCCGCCTGGTTCCCGGAGTACGGGTGGTCGGTGGAGAACCACGGCGTGGAGCCGGACTTCGAGATCCTGCGCACCCCGCTCGACTGGGCGGAGGGGCGGCACGCCCAGATGGACGACGCCGTCCACCTGGCACTGGAGCTCCTCGAACAGGACCCTGCCGCGATGCCGCCCGGCTACACGGACGTACCGGACCGGCGCCGCCCGAAGCTGCCGCCCAGGCAGTGA
- a CDS encoding TetR/AcrR family transcriptional regulator encodes MTEAMAARRSRITPERQAELHEAVLDLLRDVGYEALTMDAVAARTKSSKATLYRQWGSKPELVAKALRCTQPVSLREIDTGSLRGDFALMVEHSDDAQMAKDTALMRGLAHAVHESPELHKALRDLLVDPEITGLQVMLQRAVDRGEIAPGCPALDFVPHMLIGAFIALPLIEDRPVDRAFLGDFIDAVVFPALGV; translated from the coding sequence ATGACCGAGGCGATGGCGGCCCGGCGCAGCCGGATCACCCCCGAACGGCAGGCCGAACTGCACGAGGCGGTCCTCGACCTCCTGCGTGACGTCGGCTACGAGGCGTTGACCATGGACGCGGTCGCCGCCCGTACGAAGTCCAGCAAGGCCACCCTCTACCGCCAGTGGGGGAGCAAGCCGGAGCTGGTCGCCAAGGCCCTGCGGTGTACGCAGCCCGTTTCGCTGCGCGAGATCGACACGGGCAGCCTGCGCGGGGACTTCGCGCTCATGGTGGAGCATTCGGACGACGCGCAGATGGCCAAGGACACCGCGCTGATGCGGGGCCTGGCCCATGCCGTCCACGAGAGCCCGGAGCTCCACAAGGCACTGCGGGACCTGTTGGTGGACCCGGAGATCACCGGGCTGCAGGTGATGCTGCAGCGCGCGGTGGACCGGGGCGAGATCGCCCCGGGGTGCCCGGCCCTGGACTTCGTACCGCACATGCTCATCGGGGCGTTCATCGCGCTCCCGCTGATCGAGGACCGGCCGGTGGACCGGGCGTTCCTCGGTGACTTCATCGACGCCGTGGTCTTCCCCGCCCTCGGCGTCTGA